The following is a genomic window from Clostridium sp..
AGATAGATATGCTTGCGCTTACTACACCGGTTTTGGCTTTTGCAGGGTTGTCGCTTGGAAAGGATTTGAAGTTATTCAAAGAACTCAGCTGGAAAATAGTAGTTGTAGCAATTGTGGTTTATACTGGAACTTTTTTCCTGGCCACGCTAATTGCGGAATTTGTTTTGAGAATTACCGGAAAGGTATAAAGGAGCTTGAAACTATTGTCATTTTTATAATATCCAATTTTATGATTGGTTTTATTGAGGCAGGGAATATTTTATTGAAAAGAAAAGCACTTATTGATTATATTAAAGTCAATAAGTGCTTTTCCCTAAGCGAATTTGCGGATGCTGTAAATATTACAGGGCAGACGATGAATTTATATTTTAAAAAGAATATTATTAATAAAATAAGTTGTGGGAGGTGTATGAATTTGAAATTCATGAAAAAATATATACATAACTACTGGAAGGGATTTTGTCTTGCACTAGTATGTCTTTCTGTAGAAGCTCTTTGTGACCTCATGCAACCTGCTATAATGTCAAAAATAGTGGACATAGGGGTTGCAAATGAACAGATGGATTATGTAATAAAAAATGGAATAATTATGCTTGTAATTACAGGTATAGGAGCACTTGGAGCTTCAGGACGTAATATATTGTCTGGAAATGTGTCACAGAAATTCAGTATGGAACTGAGATCGGATTTATTTGAGAAGATTCAAAATTTCTCATTTGCCAGTGTTGACAGATTTGACAGTAGTTCTCTTATAACACGACTTACAAATGATGTGGTTCAGGTTCAGAATTTTGTGAATGGACTTATGAGGATATTTGTGAAAGCCCCTCTTATATGTATTGGAAGTATTATTATGGCATCAAGACTTGATATGCATCTTTCTAGAATAATATATATAGTGATACCAACAGTAGGTATTCTTATATTCGCCAGTATGAATATAGGATATCCATACTTTATTAAAGTTCAAAATGCTCTGGACGGAGTCAATTCTGTTATAGGGGAGTATCTTTCTGCAGTAAGAGTAGTAAAGGCATTTGACAGATTTGACTATGAAGTTGATAGATTTGAGGATGCAAATGTAAATCTTGGACAATCGTCAGCCAGAGCTGTGCGTATTATGGCTGTATTTTCTCCAGGTATAAATTTGACTATAAATATAGGGATAGTATTGATCTTGTGGATTGGGGGAAGATATGTTGAAAGTGGAAGCATGCATGTAGGACAAATAATTGCATTTATAAATTATATGACACAGATTTTGTTTTCAATTATGATAATATCTTCTGTTTTCAACATGTTTGTGCGATTCAAGGCCTCAATGATCCGTATTGCAGAAGTATTTGAAGAAGAAACTGGATTTGTTTCGGGTAAAAAAAGTACTGATTATAGTGAAATTGGGAGAATAGATTTTGAGAATGTATCATTTTCATATCAAGATGGACGTCAGGTTATACATGATATCAGTTTTACATGTATGCCTGGTGAGACGATTGGCATAATTGGATCTACAGGATCAGGAAAAAACAGTCTTGTAAATTTGATCCCGAGGTTTTATGATGCTATTTCCGGGAATATAAAAATTGATGGAACTGATATTAAAGATATTGATGAAAGGATTTTAAGGGATAAAATAGCACTTGTACCTCAAAAGTCGGTGCTTTTTACAGGGAGTGTACTTGAAAATATAAGGTGGGGCAAAGAAGATGCCTCTGAGGAAGAGGTAAAAAAGATATCAGAAATTGCGGAAGTAGATGAATTTATTTCCAAACTACCGGAGAAGTATAATACTAAACTTGGTCAGGGAGGAGTAAATTTTTCAGGTGGACAAAAACAGCGTGTTTCCATAGCACGTGCGATTATCAAAAAACCTGAAATACTTATATTGGATGATTGTACAAGTGCTTTGGATGCGTCTACCGAGGCAAAGATTATATCCGGGATAAAAAAATACTCAAAGGACATGACTGTAATAATGATTGCACAAAAGATATCATCTATAGTGGCAGCAGACAGAATAATTGTACTTGACAATGGAAAGATAGCAGGTATGGGAAGCCATGATGATCTCATGAAAAGCTGTGAAGTTTACAAGTATATATATCTGTCTCAATTTGGGAAAAAGGAGGCATGATTGTGAATAGAAATGTAAGAGCATCATTTGATCCAAAAAAAGGGGTAAAGGGTAAAGGCAGCATTCAGCCCGTAGAGAAGCCGAAAAATTTTACCAAAACTATGGCAAGATTGTGGGAGTATTTTGGAAGTCAGAAAAAAGTGCTTATTATAATATTTATTTCCATAGTGCTGGATTCCATAGTGAGCTTTCTGGGACCTTATCTTATTGGGAAAGCTATTGACTCAATGTCTGATCTAAAAGGCGGGACAGATTTTAATCTGCTTTTTTTAATAGTTATGCTGCTTTTAGCTTCATATATAATTGATGCTCTGCTTACGTTCTTTCAGGGATGGATTATGGCGGTGACAGCTCAGAAAATAGTCATAAGCCTCAGGAAAAGTCTATTTGGGAAACTTCAAAAACTGCCGATTTCTTTTTTTGACAATAATACTCATGGAGAAATTATGAGCAGGCTTACAAATGATATAGAAAACGTAGATACTACAATATCACAGTCAACTGTTCAGCTTATGTCGGGGATAGTTACGGTTATTGGATCTTTTGTAATGATGCTCATGCTCAGCCCTATTTTAACTCTTGTAAGTCTTATAACAGTACCAATGGTATTCTTGTTGACCAGGATAATAGCAAAAAAGACCAGTGTACTGTTTAAAAATCAGCAGGTGGAACTTGGAATGCTTAACGGGCATATAGAAGAGAGCATATCCGGGCTTCAAGTTGTTAAAGCTTTCAACCATGAAAAGATGTCAATAATGCAGTTCAACAAGATAAATAGAAAGTTATGTAAAATAAGTATAAAGGCCCAGATATGGTCTGGATTTCTTATGCCCATCATGAATGTAATAAATAATGTAGGATTTGCAGCTGTGGCAGGAGTAGGTGGAACTTTAGCAGTAAAAGGAAGTATAACAGTTGGAATTATAGCCAGCTTTTTAAGCTATTCAAGGCAGTTTTCCAGACCTTTGAATGATATTGCAAGTGTATTCAACACTCTTCAATCTGCTGTTGCAGGTGCCGAAAGGGGTTTTGAAATACTGGATGAAAGTGAAGAAGCAAAAGACAAAAACGATGCAAAAATTATGAAAGATTCCGAAGGCCATGTTGCCTTTGAAAATGTAAGTTTTAGCTACAGAAAAGATGTTGAAATATTAAAGAATATTAATTTTGAGGTAAAGCCGGGACAGATTGCTGCCATTGTTGGACATACTGGAGCAGGAAAGACAACTATTATGAATCTTCTTACTAGATTCTATGACGTTGTAAAAGGTAAAATATCTATTGATGGTGTAGATATAAGAGACTATACAAGGGACAGCCTCAGAAGGTGCTTCGGTATTGTACTTCAGGATACGTATCTCTTTTCAGAAAGTATACTTGAAAATATAAAATACGGGAGACTAGATGCCAACTCTTCGGAAGTCAGAGCTGCTGCAAAAGTTGCAGGAGCAGATGAATTCATTGAACTGCTCCCTGAAAAATACAATACCATGCTTCAACCAGGCGGAGTTAACTTGAGTCAGGGGCAGAGGCAGCTAATAACAATTGCAAGGGCTGTGCTTTCAAATCCATCAATATTAATTCTTGATGAAGCTACCAGTAATGTGGATACCAGGACGGAATTAAAGATACGGCAGGCAATGAACAGTCTCATGAAAGGGAGGACCAGCTTTATAATTGCACATAGACTAAGTACTATAAGAAATGCAGATATTATAATGGTAATAGATGCCGGTAAAATAGTTGAACTTGGAAATCACAATGAGCTTATGAAGAAAAAAGGTATATACTACAACATGTATTTTAATCAATTATTTGAATAATGGAGAGAATAGTATAATAAAAGTGGCAGAATATTTGTGCCTGAGAATCGAAAAAGGGAGATGGACTAAAAATGATAAAAATAGATAGTGAAAGATGTATAGGATGTGGACAGTGTGTTAAGGACTGTTTTCCCATGTGTATAGAGATGAATGGAGATAAGGCAGAACTCAATAACAACTATTGTATAAAGTGCGGACATTGTATTGCAGTCTGTCCCAAAGGGGCTGTATCCATGGATGAATATGACATGGGAGATGTAAAAGAATACGATGTAAAAAATTTCTCAATAGATGCAGATAACATGCTGAATTTCATAAAATTCAGAAGGAGCATAAGGCAGTTCAAAGACAGAAAAGTAGAACAGGAGAAGATTGACAAGATAATAGAAGCCGGGAGATTTACTGAAACAGGCAGTAATGCACAGGATGTATCCTATATAGTTGTAAGAGATAATTTAAAACAATTGAAAGATCTTACATTTAAAAATATGGAAAGGATGGCTCATAGTGTCCTTGAAAGTAAAACCCCTGAGGCCAGGTTATATAGGAGGTATGCAGAAATATGGATAAAAATGTGTGAAGCCTACAGACAAAATCCTAAAAATGACAGGATATTTTTTAATGCACCGGTAGTGATTGCTGTTACAGCTTCATCACAGGTAAATGCGGCACTGGCATCCTCAAATATGGAACTTGTTGCTAATGCATTGGGACTTGGAGTCCTTTTTAGCGGCTTTTTTGTAAAAGCAGCAAGTGAGAGCAAAGATATTGTTGATTTTCTTAAGATTAAAAGAAGAAAAGAACTTGTAACCTGCATGATAATAGGATATCCTGATGTAAGATATTTTAGAACGGTTCCACGAAAACAGGCGGATGTGACCTGGAAATAGGGAGGATTATATGGACAGTATATTTTTGATAATAAAATCTATAATATTGGGAATAGTAGAGGGAATAACGGAGTTCCTGCCGGTGTCTTCAACAGGACATATGGTGGTTTTTGAAAATTTAATGAGATTTAGAGGAGACAACCCTACTTATGTTGGGATGTACACATATGTTATACAGCTTGGAGCCATACTGGCAGTGGTGATACTGTATTGGAAGAAAATAAAAGAAACTCTTGTAAATTTTCTTCCTCATAAAGTTGGTTATGAAAAATCTGGATTTAAATTTTGGTTCATGATATTTATTGCCTGCATTCCCGGAACTATCTGTCAGCTGTTATTGGGTGATTTGGCAGACAAATATCTGTTTACACCGGCATCTGTGGCAATGACTTTGTTTCTAGGCGGTATATGGATGATATATGCTGAGAATAAATTCAGGAATAAAAGTGCCGGAGACAGCGGATTGGATGTTACAGCAAAGCAGGCCCTGATAATCGGCACCTTTCAATGCCTGGCCATAATTCCAGGAATGTCCCGTTCGGCTTCAACAATTATAGGTGGATGGCTATCAGGACTTTCTACGATTGCTGCTGCGGAATTCTCCTTTTTCCTGGCAATTCCGGTTATGGTGGGGATGAGCGCCCTGGAGATATTGAAGATTGGCGGTATGGCAAACCTTACATCTGTGGAAATAATATCTCTTGCTGTAGGATTTCTGGTATCATTTTTAGTGGCTTTGATAGTAGTCAACGGATTTATCCTGTATTTGAAAAAGAAACCTATGAGAATATTTGCGGTATATAGAATGATATTTGCGGTGGTGGTATTAGCTGCAGGATTTACAGGGATATTTCATTAGCAGGGTAAGCTTGTTTTAAAAAGTTATTCAAAATTAAAGAAGTATTATATTGACTGTTTTTTTGACAGGTTCAATGTAATACTTCTTTTGAGCAGAATAAAGCTGATTGCCTTAAAATTTATTTTCTTCTATACTTCTGTAATTGCATGGCAGGTAAGTCCGGAAAATCCGAGTATATTTACATGCAGTTATTTACCTAAAATCTGAATTTCTCCACGACTTCCGTCAACTAAAACTTTATCACCGGTTTTAAGTTTTGAAGTGGCATTACCACATCCAACAACTGCTGGAATACCGAGTTCTCTGGCTACAATTGCCGCATGTGATAATGGTGCACCTATATCCGTAACAATAGCTCCGGCTTTCGGAAATATGGGAGTCCAGCCTATGTTGGTGGTTGATGCTACCAATATTTCACCGGGCTGAAGAAGATCTCCATCTTCCGGGTTCTTGAGAATTCGAGCCAATCCTTCAACTCTGCCGGCGGCTCCAGGGAAACCCTTCAATGTTTCGGAATTTGAATTCACTGTATCAGCAGGTGAGGTAAAATCGTAAAAATCCACCCTTCTATCTGGATCTTTGGTCCATTTATAAGGATCTATGCGCCCTCTGATAATAGAAGGAAGAGGAGGCAGAGCTCTGTAACTGTCGTAATTTTTTCGCCTTGCAGGTATGTGTTCCAAAGCCGATCTGTCTCCTGTCAATAAATTCAGGATTTCATTAATGTACAGAAAAAACACATTGCCGCCAATGCCTGTTAATTGGCTGGCTTTGAGTGCAAAAGTCCTGTTTACTCTGAATACTCTGGTCCATTCTGAGCGCAGTGCCTCTCTGATAGAACTTCCCTCACGGGCGTCTTCAATCTGTTTTTTTATCTGATCGTATTTAGAGGGGAAACGTTCCTTTAGATTTTTCATTTCACGAATATATTGGCTTTCCCGGTTTTTTAAAAGACTTTCTGCATCTATCCCAGCTTTTTTATTTTCGTCTATCTGTTTTTTCAACCACATTTTATCCTCTGATGGATCCGGTATGGATAATTCAAATTCATGAGGACTTCTGTGGCCATATCTTAACAGGAATTCTTCTTTGGTCATTTTTCCTTTGGCTATTTTTGAGATTCCAACAACAGGACCAAGGCTTTCAAGGCTGGAATTGCCGCCTAAACTGGAAAGCAAAATACCTGCAGCTTCTTTTCCCAAAAGCTCTGGAAGTTTTTCATTGAGTTTAAACAGGGCCATTATTTTTTTCCTGGGTGCATAGCGGCCTGCCAATAATATTTTACAGTTATAGGGCCAGAGTTCTTCTTCCCATAATTCAAGTAATTCATTCCCGTCATTTACCTGTTCTATACGTTTTTTAATATTTCTGCACCATGCAGGTGTATCTTTTATATAGAGAGGTATTGATCTTGAAATTTTTCTTGAGCATTTTAACATATGTCCTGTTCTTGGAAGCATAGCCTTTAATAATTGCAAACCTGAAAAGGGATATATGGGAATATCCATGTTCTTTGTGGTTTTTCCAAATATATAGTTCATTTTTTTGAGCACCGGTTTATAATCCCGGCCAAATGCCTTATACATGGACAACGCCACATTGACATTGGAATACATTCTTCCGCATATATTACCTGAAAACAGATAATAATTGGGAATGATTGATTGTTCCTCATCAAGGGCTCTTATTACAGACCAGCTTAAGGGAGTGAAAACATCAGACATGGCTTCGCCTACATTGGTATTTGTCCATAGATAGTCCCCGTCCAGAGAAGCATTCATCTCATAGGTGTCCAGATTATATGCTTTTAGGGTGGTAATTGGCCTTGCCTGCAGTATATATAGTTTGTCTTTGGAAACTGCCCATTCAATATCCTGCTGGCATCCAAGGTCTTTTACCAATCTGGAGGCATATCTGAATAATTTTGAAGAATATTTTTTAAAATCCTTCCGGCCTTCGTACTTTCCACCCGGTCTAAATAATTTAAAGGGATATGCATTGGATTCTCCGGATACAAGCTGCTCTCCCAATCCATATACATAATTGCCGGACATGTTTTGGTGGCTCCCGGTAATTGGATCTGCAGTAAACAATACGCCGGATATCTCAGATGGAACCATCAACATTATAACTACTGCAATCTGATGGGACTGGTCCATATCCTGTACAGTGGTATAAGCTTTCACTCTCTCCGACTCTTTTGATTCAAATACTGTATAAATAGCTTTTTTTATCTCATCATCTGTATTCACATTGAGAACTGTTTCAAATTCTCCTGCAAAGGAAGCTGCTGCAGAGTCTTCGCTTAATGCAGAGGACCTGACTGCAAACAGGCAGCCTGCATTTTTATTCCTGATTTTTTTCAGCAGACTCTGTATTTCACTCCAGGCCTCATCCCTGAGTTTATTCTCATGGAAGGCAGAGGGTAAAACCACAAATCCCTCCGGTACCGGATATCCATCCTGATACATTCTTGAAAGCATTGCACCTTTACCGCCTGCAAGAGACCTTTCATCGGAAGTCAGGTTCTTGAAACTTTTTATCATATTACTCATAATTATATAAGTTCCTTTCTTAATTATTATTTATAAAAAGTGTTTCTGAACAAATCCAGATAACTGTCAATTTCCGCCAAAAAATCATTATAATTCAATTCATTCAAGGAGGAAACTTTTAATTTTCCCCGTTCTCTTGAAGAAATACCTTCCAGAGTCCACATAATTACATGAACAGCCCGGTCCTTATCCACATTAGCTTTAAATCTGGAAACATCCACATCCTGCAGCACTTTACTGCTTCCACTGGCAATATAATTCCTGTTTCTTGTATCCAGCTCATCTTTTACTTCCTCTGATTCCTCGAAGTATGCGGACTTTACAAAGTCAAGCATATCCGGATATCTGCCTATCAGGGTAAATTCCATGACAATCACCTGTCTCAGCCTTTTTAGGATGTCTCTTTCACTCAAATCTATTTTTCCATAAAACTCATTCATCAAAGTTTTTACTGAATAATCGTATAGATATAAAAATAGATCTTTTTTACTGTGGAAGTAGTGAAAAAGCATTCCCTTGCCTATACTGGCTTCTTTTACTATATTGTTGGTGGATGCGTTCTTGTAACCCCTTAAGTTGAATTCCTTCATTGCTGCATTGAGTATTCTATTTTGCTTATGGGGTTCCAGTGCATGAAACTTTTCAAACATATGGCGACCTCCTGACTCAATTTATCGACCTAACTGGTCTGTAATACATTATAACATCATCGACCAGAATAGTCTATAACTTTTTATAAAAAGGCAGGCTTAATAATTTTTATATCTATTTGTTGCAATTGCTGCTATTTAAGGTATTATTTTTAATTATAGTCACATAATATTTCTGAGGTGAATTTATATTGTTTTGTCCTAAAAGAGTTATATTTCAAAATGCAGCCCTGGAGTATGAAACAGGGAAAAAGATAATGGAATATTTTAAAAATAAAAATGTGGAATTGGTATTTTCTAAAAGTGGAAGAATAACGCAGATACCAGGGAATACAGCTCCTGAAATGTACTTTCAAGGTAAGAATACGTTGGTAGTGGGAATTAGAAAGCCCTATAAGTTTCAATCCTGTAAGCCGTCTGCACATTATCAATTGCCATTGACAAGCGGCTGCATGGGAATGTGTGAATATTGTTATCTTAATACTCAAATGAGCAAAAGGCCGTATACAAAGGTTTATGTAAATATAGATGAAATATTGAGCAGGGCAGATAAATATATTGAAGAGAGACTGCCGGATATAACAGTATTTGAAGGTGCAGCAACTTCTGATCCTGTTCCTGTTGAGTCTTATACAGGTAATTTGGAGAAATGTATATTGCATTTTGGAAAAAGTAAAAGTGGGTATTTTAAATTTGTGACTAAATTTACTGATGTAGATAATCTTCTCAATTTAAATCACAATGGAAAAACTGCCATAAGATTCAGCATAAATACAGATAAAATAATAAGTAAATTTGAACACGGAACTCCCGAACTTAAAGATAGAATGAATGCAGCCGCAAAAGTTTTAAATGCAGGATATAGTGTCGGCTTTATAATTGCACCGGTATTTTTGTACTCTAATTGGAAAACTGAATATGGAAATGTTATAGATAAGATAGGAAATAATTTTTGCAATTCACCAATTTCTTTTGAAATAATATCCCATAGGTTTACCAGAAGGGCAAAAGAAAATATTTTAACAGTGTATCCTAAAACAATGCTGCCTATGGAAGAAGAAATCAGGAAATTTAAATATGGTCAGTTTGGATATGGCAAATATGTATATATAGATGATGAATTGAATTATATGAGAGAGTTTTTCAGAGAAAATATCAGAAAATACTTTGATAAGTCAAGTATAAAATATATAATATGAGTGCCTAACGAAAAGAAAAGGGTATGCCCATATTTGTATTGGGGTAGAATTAATGATATTATTTTATATACTTGTCCACCAATTCATAGCATCTTTCCTTTGTCGATTGAGCTAATGAATTGGTATATGATACGGATTCCAGTGTTCCACCCTGTATTTTTGAGGATTCTTCTTTTGCCTTAATCTCTCTTTTGTCCAGCCATTGAATTTCTTCATTTTGTAAATCTTCCATTTCACTAGCTGATAATTGTTCCTTTAATATGTCATAATAGATTTCATTCAAAGCAGCGCTCCACTGTTTATATCTTTCATTTGCATGTTCTATCATATCTTCTGCTGTTTTCTCGGTATTGTTAAAATCTTTAAATCCTAATTCAATATTGTCCAATTTAGTTATATATTCTTGTTTCTTATTTTCTTTATTCAAGTTATCATTTGGCTGATCAGAGTTGGAATTGTTTTTCTCTTCAGTATTGAGATTCGTGTTGTCTTCAGTTTTTGAAGTATCGTCTGTTATTATAGTTGGTGACTCAGCATGGTTGTTTTTTGCAGTATTTTCTGACGGCGTAGAGTTTTCACTGTCAGAGGGACTTTTTTCTAAACTGGTAGTTTTGTTTTCTAAAGTACTTTTTGGCGATTCGGTATTTTCACTTTTTGTAATATTTTTTGCTGACTCAGTGTTTTCACTTTTGATAGTGCTATTTTGGCATCCAGTTAGTCCTAAAACTAGAATTAAAACTATAATTCCTATAATTTTTTTCATTTTATAATCATTCCTTCTTCAGAAATAGATATATTAAATTTATCCAAATTTTTACGCTGATGCCACAGCCTTTTTTGTGGATTACTATTATGACAAGACTATTATAAATTACCCAGATCGATATTGCAGTTTTGAAAATAGGTTTCAAGTTTCTTTTTTGAAGACTTTAATACTTTGATAGTAGTTTCCAATTTTTTTTCTGAAAACCGAAAAGTCGGAATACATACACTTAGGGCAGCAATTGTTTGTTTCTTGCTGCATAATGATATTCCTATACAATTCACAAGTGGTGTTGATTCTTCATGCTCGATTGAATATCCCCGAGCGCGGGTCTTTTCTAATTCTTCAAATAATCTATCCCAGTCGGTGATGGTGTTTGGAGTAAAAGCCTTTAATCCTTCTGGATATAAATTATACACTTCCTCTTTTGATTTTTCTGCCAGTATAGCACGTCCTATGGCGGTACAATACAGTGGAAGTTGTTTGCCGACATAAGATACAAGACGAATTGGTTCTGCTGAATCTTCTTTTGCAATATAAAGTAGATTATTCCGGATTTGGATACCCAGTTGGCATGTTTCATTGATAACAGAAACAATATTTTTCATTTCTGTTTTTATTAATTGTAAAGCACCTGTATGGTTGTCATATGAAGAACCAACTGAAAAAGTTGCGATACCTATAAAATATTTTGAGGTTTCTTTTTGCATATAAATAAACTTTCTTGAAGTCATAGTATGAACCAACGGCATGATACTGCTTTTAGGTGCATCTAAAGCTTTTGATATTTCTGTTAATGTCATCCCATTACTATTGTTTGATAAAAGTTCAAGTATATCCAGTACACGCTTTGTTGGTCTGTGTTCATTAGATGTCATAATTTACCCACCCAGCTATTTTCTATATTATTATTTATTATATCAAAATCAAAAAAATATTTCTACTATAAAATATTAAAATAAATATTGACATAAGCGTAGAAAAGTGATAAATTTTAAACATGAAGTTCGTATTTACATATTAAGTACGTAAATACGAACAAAATATTTAAATTTAATGTAAAGGTTATATTATAAAAAATTTAATTATGGATGGAGGAAAATTATGGTTTATCATGTACCACCGATTAATTTAATTGGAAAAGATTGTTTAAATGATGCTGGAGAGCAAATTAAGAATATGGGATGCAAAAAGGCATTTATTTCAACTGACAAATTTCTTACACAAAATGGAACTGTGAAAAAGGTAACAAACATTCTTGATGAAATCGGCATTGCTTATATTGTTTATAATGAGGCAAAGCCGAATCCTACAGTAAAAAATGTTGAAGACGGGCTGAAAATTCTAAAAAAAGAGAAATGTGACCTGGTAATAAGTATTGGAGGCGGCTCCCCTCAGGATTGTGGAAAGGCAATTGCTATATTGGCAACAAATGGTGGAAATATAAAGAATTATGAAGGCGTAAACAAGACTACGAAAAAGTCCCTGCCAATTGTGGCAATTACCACTACTGCAGGTACTTCCGCCGAGGTGACGATTAATTATGTAATTACAGATGAAGAACGCCATGTCAAGATGATAATGGTGGATACCAATTCTCTTGCATACATGACTATAAATGATCCGGAGCTGATGGTAAGCATGCCGGCATCATTGACGGCTGCAACTGGCATGGATGCGCTGACACATGCTATTGAGGCTGTTGTTGCAAATGGAGCAAATGATGTAACGGATGCGACAGCACTATATTCAATCAAGGAAATATTTAAATTTTTACCTAGAGCAGTAAAAAATGGACAAGATATTGAAGCTAGAGAGCAGATGTGCTATGCCTGTTATTTGAATGGTATTGCATTTAGCAATGCAGGATTAGGTAATGTTCATGCAATGGCTCATCAGCTTGGAGGATTATATGATTTACCTCATGGTGTTTGCAATGCAATATTGCTTCCAGTAGTAGAAGAAGAAAATGCAAAGGGTGCACCGGAGAAATTCAGATTAATAGCGGAGACAATTGGATATGATGTAAATGACAGCACAAATGAGGAATGCGTGGATTATGTAATAGGCAGTATAAAAAAATTATCTGAAGAAGTTGGAATCCCGAAGTCATTGAGAGAAGTTGGGGTTTCAGATCCTGATTTTGATACACTAGCTGAAAATGCCATGAAGGACGCATGTGCTGCCGCAAATCCAGTATTTTTCAGTAAGGAAAAATTAATAGAGTTATTCAGGAAAATTGCATGATTAAAATGTAAAGGAGAGTTAAAGTGGTGAAAAGAAGTAAAAAAATTCTTTGTGGACTGCAAAATCAATATTACAGAGCTACTTGGAAATCAATGGGATTTTCAACGGATGACCTGAAAAGGCCTTTGATAGGAATTGCAAATGCGTGGAGTGAATGTGTTCCCGGACATTTTAATCTGCGTCAGGTTGCACAGAGGGTAAAAGATGGTATATATCGTGCAGGTGCAACACCAGTTGAGTTTGGAGTAATTGGAGGTTGTGACGGCATGGGACAGGGACATGATGGAATGCATTATATCCTTCCTTCCAGGGAATTAATTGCAAACTCTGTTGAATCAATGGCACAGATAAATTTGTTCGATGGCATCGTGTTGT
Proteins encoded in this region:
- a CDS encoding PEP/pyruvate-binding domain-containing protein; amino-acid sequence: MSNMIKSFKNLTSDERSLAGGKGAMLSRMYQDGYPVPEGFVVLPSAFHENKLRDEAWSEIQSLLKKIRNKNAGCLFAVRSSALSEDSAAASFAGEFETVLNVNTDDEIKKAIYTVFESKESERVKAYTTVQDMDQSHQIAVVIMLMVPSEISGVLFTADPITGSHQNMSGNYVYGLGEQLVSGESNAYPFKLFRPGGKYEGRKDFKKYSSKLFRYASRLVKDLGCQQDIEWAVSKDKLYILQARPITTLKAYNLDTYEMNASLDGDYLWTNTNVGEAMSDVFTPLSWSVIRALDEEQSIIPNYYLFSGNICGRMYSNVNVALSMYKAFGRDYKPVLKKMNYIFGKTTKNMDIPIYPFSGLQLLKAMLPRTGHMLKCSRKISRSIPLYIKDTPAWCRNIKKRIEQVNDGNELLELWEEELWPYNCKILLAGRYAPRKKIMALFKLNEKLPELLGKEAAGILLSSLGGNSSLESLGPVVGISKIAKGKMTKEEFLLRYGHRSPHEFELSIPDPSEDKMWLKKQIDENKKAGIDAESLLKNRESQYIREMKNLKERFPSKYDQIKKQIEDAREGSSIREALRSEWTRVFRVNRTFALKASQLTGIGGNVFFLYINEILNLLTGDRSALEHIPARRKNYDSYRALPPLPSIIRGRIDPYKWTKDPDRRVDFYDFTSPADTVNSNSETLKGFPGAAGRVEGLARILKNPEDGDLLQPGEILVASTTNIGWTPIFPKAGAIVTDIGAPLSHAAIVARELGIPAVVGCGNATSKLKTGDKVLVDGSRGEIQILGK
- a CDS encoding TetR/AcrR family transcriptional regulator, encoding MFEKFHALEPHKQNRILNAAMKEFNLRGYKNASTNNIVKEASIGKGMLFHYFHSKKDLFLYLYDYSVKTLMNEFYGKIDLSERDILKRLRQVIVMEFTLIGRYPDMLDFVKSAYFEESEEVKDELDTRNRNYIASGSSKVLQDVDVSRFKANVDKDRAVHVIMWTLEGISSRERGKLKVSSLNELNYNDFLAEIDSYLDLFRNTFYK
- the splB gene encoding spore photoproduct lyase, which codes for MFCPKRVIFQNAALEYETGKKIMEYFKNKNVELVFSKSGRITQIPGNTAPEMYFQGKNTLVVGIRKPYKFQSCKPSAHYQLPLTSGCMGMCEYCYLNTQMSKRPYTKVYVNIDEILSRADKYIEERLPDITVFEGAATSDPVPVESYTGNLEKCILHFGKSKSGYFKFVTKFTDVDNLLNLNHNGKTAIRFSINTDKIISKFEHGTPELKDRMNAAAKVLNAGYSVGFIIAPVFLYSNWKTEYGNVIDKIGNNFCNSPISFEIISHRFTRRAKENILTVYPKTMLPMEEEIRKFKYGQFGYGKYVYIDDELNYMREFFRENIRKYFDKSSIKYII
- a CDS encoding lysozyme inhibitor LprI family protein, with translation MKKIIGIIVLILVLGLTGCQNSTIKSENTESAKNITKSENTESPKSTLENKTTSLEKSPSDSENSTPSENTAKNNHAESPTIITDDTSKTEDNTNLNTEEKNNSNSDQPNDNLNKENKKQEYITKLDNIELGFKDFNNTEKTAEDMIEHANERYKQWSAALNEIYYDILKEQLSASEMEDLQNEEIQWLDKREIKAKEESSKIQGGTLESVSYTNSLAQSTKERCYELVDKYIK
- a CDS encoding IclR family transcriptional regulator — protein: MTSNEHRPTKRVLDILELLSNNSNGMTLTEISKALDAPKSSIMPLVHTMTSRKFIYMQKETSKYFIGIATFSVGSSYDNHTGALQLIKTEMKNIVSVINETCQLGIQIRNNLLYIAKEDSAEPIRLVSYVGKQLPLYCTAIGRAILAEKSKEEVYNLYPEGLKAFTPNTITDWDRLFEELEKTRARGYSIEHEESTPLVNCIGISLCSKKQTIAALSVCIPTFRFSEKKLETTIKVLKSSKKKLETYFQNCNIDLGNL
- a CDS encoding iron-containing alcohol dehydrogenase, with protein sequence MVYHVPPINLIGKDCLNDAGEQIKNMGCKKAFISTDKFLTQNGTVKKVTNILDEIGIAYIVYNEAKPNPTVKNVEDGLKILKKEKCDLVISIGGGSPQDCGKAIAILATNGGNIKNYEGVNKTTKKSLPIVAITTTAGTSAEVTINYVITDEERHVKMIMVDTNSLAYMTINDPELMVSMPASLTAATGMDALTHAIEAVVANGANDVTDATALYSIKEIFKFLPRAVKNGQDIEAREQMCYACYLNGIAFSNAGLGNVHAMAHQLGGLYDLPHGVCNAILLPVVEEENAKGAPEKFRLIAETIGYDVNDSTNEECVDYVIGSIKKLSEEVGIPKSLREVGVSDPDFDTLAENAMKDACAAANPVFFSKEKLIELFRKIA